A stretch of Acropora muricata isolate sample 2 chromosome 7, ASM3666990v1, whole genome shotgun sequence DNA encodes these proteins:
- the LOC136922608 gene encoding G-protein coupled receptor 83-like, giving the protein MTFFGRWLFSIASIPFLLIGVIGNVLVIRIVHKTPDMHSVTNYLLANLAVSDVMTILIIWPWMLCTTNGFVKEMENYCWISVFLYINVVVSSVTLTVLAVERYHALLKPLRPGLRLTTEKVKKTIAVIWIFGVIISLPCVFQKYKAREIRLVTSKAFFFLFSVVIIYLPSAVFIFCYGSLIQGLYFNKTICVMDAEIQDDRITEKKKLVVTFLLATVNFIAGHEPTILFQSLVHTEAIKENIIVEIILCFLFFCSPCLNPVLYAFRSTSFRQGFKRIIFCCKPQSQTDVD; this is encoded by the coding sequence ATGACTTTTTTCGGTAGATGGCTTTTCTCCATAGCTTCTATTCCATTTTTACTAATTGGAGTCATTGGAAATGTCCTGGTGATTCGAATCGTTCATAAAACGCCTGATATGCATTCAGTGACGAACTATCTCTTGGCAAACCTAGCTGTTAGCGATGTGATGACCATTCTCATAATATGGCCTTGGATGCTATGCACCACCAACGGTTTTGTAAAGGAGATGGAAAATTACTGTTGGATCTCAGTATTCCTTTACATCAACGTCGTCGTGTCTTCTGTAACACTAACTGTTTTAGCTGTGGAACGATACCATGCTCTGCTTAAGCCTTTAAGACCAGGACTACGTTTGACaacagaaaaagtaaaaaaaactaTCGCAGTTATTTGGATTTTTGGTGTGATAATTTCATTGCCATGTGTCTTCCAAAAATACAAAGCAAGAGAAATACGCTTAGTAACGAGTAAAGcgttcttctttctcttttccgTAGTCATAATTTACCTTCCATCCGcggttttcattttttgctaTGGGAGCTTGATCCAAGGACTCTATTTTAACAAGACAATCTGTGTTATGGATGCTGAAATTCAAGACGATAGAATCactgagaaaaagaaacttgtaGTGACATTTTTGCTCGCCACTGTCAACTTTATAGCTGGCCACGAACCGACTATTTTATTTCAGTCACTTGTTCATACCGAAGCGATCAAAGAAAACATTATTGTTGAGAtcattttatgttttcttttcttttgcagccCGTGTTTGAATCCTGTTTTATATGCGTTTCGCAGTACTAGTTTTCGACAAGGATTTAAGCGCATAATATTTTGTTGCAAACCACAATCGCAAACTGACGTAGACTGA